AGTCCCAGCAGGAAGTCGAAGAGCGCGCTCGCCAAGAAGCACGCCAGCAAGAACGCGATGCACGTATGCATGCTCGAGAAGATTCATGGGACCGCTCACGATGAGCGAAAGAGCACTAAGCGAGATCGTGATTGATCGCCAGGCGGCTATCAACGAACCGCTGCTGCCTTCGCTGACACAGCTCACCCAATGGGTGGGCTGTGTTTTTGCGCACCACCCTGATGATCAGCGACGTGAGCTGACTATTCGCTTTGTTGATGAACTCGAAGGCCAGACGCTTAACCGTGACTATCGCGGCAAAGACAAAACCACTAACGTACTGTCGTTTCCCTTTGAGAGCCCGCCGGGTATTGAGCTACCCCTGCTAGGCGACCTAGTGATTTGTCACGCGGTCGTAGCCCAGGAAGCCAGCGAGCAAGGCAAATTATTGGAGCATCATTACGCGCACATGGTCGTGCATGGCACTCTGCACCTGATGGGCTATGACCATATTGATGACCAGGAAGCGGAGGAGATGGAGCAGTTCGAACGTGAGCTACTGGCAGAGCTGAATATTCCCGATCCCTATGAGACGGATACCGGTGCTGGCGATGACGACAGTCGCCCCGTGCATTAACAAGCGGCTGCCCTAATTATTGGAGCGTCCAATCACCTAGCAACGAATCTGGTACTATCCTTGCTCAGTTGATATAACAACTCCAGTGATACAACAACTCCAGCGATACAACAGCTTCAAAGATAAATTAGCCTCAGCAATTAATTAGCCACCTGACATTGCAACTGTCTGTCCGCAAACAAGAGATTTGACGCATGAGCGAAGATCGATCGAGCACCCCTAGTCAAAAATCTTGGCTCGAGAAACTCTTTGGCGCCCTTTCCGGAGATAATGACGAACCCAGCTCACGCGATGAGCTGATGACGTTTTTACGCCACACCGCAGGCAAATTAAAGCTTGATCAAGACGCCATCATGATCATTGAAGGCGCGCTTGATATTAGCGATCAGCAGGTACGTGAAGTGCTGATCCCGCGCTCGCAGGTGTCGGCAATAGCCCTAGATCAAGCAAGCGACGGCTATTTGCCGTTAATCCAAGAAACCGGCCATTCACGCTACCCGGTGATCGGCGAAAATTTGGATGACATCAAGGGCATACTGCTAGTTAAAGACTTACTGCCGCTACTTTCGCAGACGCAAGCTCAGCGCGACGCCTTCAAGTTAGACGACATCTTGCGCCCTGCCATGTTTATTCCCGAATCAAAGCGCCTAAACAGCTTGCTTAAAGAGTTTCGGGATACGCATAACCATATGGCGGTGGTCGTAGACGAATACGGCGGCACTGCAGGCATCATTACAATCGAAGATATTCTTGAGCAGATCGTCGGCGATATCGAAGATGAGCACGATACCGATGAAGAGGACGATATCCGCGAGACTGAGAATGGCCATTTCGCCATTCGCGCGCTAACCCCCATCGAAGACTTCAACGAACGCTTTGATACTGAGTTCTCCGACGACGACTTTGACACCGTCGGCGGCCTGGTCATGCAACAGTTTGGCCATTTGCCACGGCGAGGCGAACATACCATCCTCGGCGGCTGGCGATTTGTGATTCTCAACGCCGATACTCGCCGCATTCGCCTGCTTGAGGCATATCGTGATCAACGTCGTGATGAAGATGAAGACGACGACCAAGAAGACAAGCAGGCCTAGTCGACGCCACTCCATTGCCTCTCTGCCCACTCTCTCAAACTTTACCGACGATAGGTCATCGCTATGGGCTTACCCCCCGCGTTTTTGTTACAGCTGCTTGCTGCGCTGGTGGCAGGCGGCTTCACCACGCTAACCGCCTCCCCTTTCGAGCTATGGTGGCTAGGCCCCGTTGCGATTGCACTGTTGTACGTTGGGCTGCACACGCTAACGCCTGCTCAAGCGGCACTTAAAGGCTGGCTATATGGCGTTGCACTGTTCGCCAGCGGTACGTCGTGGGTATATGTATCGATCCATGACTACGGCTATACCGGGGTTCCATTAGCGGTATTTCTGACCGCCCTGTTTGTGACCGTTCTAGCGCTATTCTTTGCCGGCACGTTTTGGCTCTACCGGCGCTTTACATCCGCTCGCCTCGCGTTTATTAGCTTTGCTGGGGCCTGGGTGCTGGGCGAGATACTGCGAACCTATCTGTTTACTGGCTTTCCTTGGCTACTGCTGGGCTCTGGCTACGTTGACTCGCCGCTAGCCTCCTGGGCGCCCGTTGGCGGGGTCTACTTACTGTCGCTGCTGGTCGCGCTCAGCGGCGCGCTCGCGGCGGAGCTACTGCTACGCCGTCAGTGGTGGACGCTTGCCCCACTCGCCGCCATTTGGTTAATTCCTCTAGCACTCCCCGCGCTGTGGACCACGCAAGCCAGCGAGCCAACGCGGGTAGCATTGCTACAAGGCAACCTGCCGCAGCTGTTAAAGTGGACCTCAGAAGGTCAGCGCGTAGCTGCTAATACCTATAGCCAGCTGACCCGCGACGTTGCCGATGATGTTGATCTAATCATCTGGCCAGAAACGGCCCTACCCATGACTGAAGCTCAGGCGCGACCTGTATTGGAGCGGGTACAAGCAAATCTACCGCCCGGCGTCGCCCTGCTGACCGGCGTCGTTCAACGCGATGAGCAGGAACGCTACTTCAATGGCGTGATTGGCGTTGGCAACGTCGAAGGCAGCTATCAGAAAGAGCATTTAGTGCCTTTCGGTGAGTACTTGCCGATGGAAAGCTTATTGCGCGGGGCGATCAACTTTTTTGATCTACCCATGTCGTCCTTTACCAAAGGTGCGACTGAGCAAGCGCCCATGCAGGCAGCGGGAACCTATATTGGTAATGCGATATGCTACGAAATCATTTACCCAGGGTTAGTAGCCCGTCGCGCGCAAAGCAGCGACGTCATCGTAACCGTCTCCAACGACACCTGGTTTGGCGCCTCTATCGGCCCTAATCAGCACCTGCAGATGGCACGGCTACGAGCGCTAGAAAATGGCCGCTACGTGCTCCGCGCGACCAGCAATGGCATTACCGCCATTATCGACCCTACTGGCCATATCGTTGACCGTGCTCCGCAGTTTCAAACAGCCACGATTAAGGGCGAGTTCTACGCTATGGAAGGCTTAACGCCGTTTACGCGTACCGGAAGCTGGCCAGCGTGGCTGCTGGCGGGTGTGATGCTCTTAGCGGGCGTAGTTGCAGCACGAGGCGGGCGCCGAGCAGCACGCTGATAAGAAATGCCACCATGCGCGGCTGACTAAAAAAATGCCCCGAGTCCTGTGAAGGACTCGGGGCATTTCGTTGACGCCTGCCCTTAGCGAGCAGGTGCAAAGTGATTTAAGCAGGGCTGTTTTTCAGCGTTGCCATGTCAATCACGAAACGATAGCGTACATCGCCTTTTTCCATGCGCTCGAAGCCTTCATTAATCTTATTCATATCGAGCATTTCGATATCACAGGTAATGCCTTGGTCGGCGCACAGTTTGAGCAGCTCTTCAGTTTCAGCGATACCGCCAATTAAAGAACCCGCCACAACGCGACGTTTGAAGACCAAGTTGAACGCTTCAATAGCAGGCTCAATAGGCTCAAGCAAACCAACGATAATATGCGTACCGTCATACTTTAGCGACGTTAAGTAAGGGTTAAGATCGTGCTGAACCGGTATGGTGTCGAGCATGAAGTCGAAACTTTCAGCCACGGCATCCATCTGCGCCTGATCGCTGGAAACCACGACATGATCCGCACCGTTGCGCTTTGCTTCTTCAACCTTAGCATCGGAGCGCGTGAATACGGTCACTTCAGCACCCAGCGCTTTAGCTAGCTTAACACCCATATGACCTAAGCCGCCCATGCCAATCACGCCGACTTTATGGCCTTTTCCTACGCCGTGGTGCTTGAGCGGCGAATAGGTAGTAATGCCCGCACATAGAATCGGTGCCGCAGAGGCCAGATCAATACCATCAGGCATTTGCAGTACAAAGTGCTCACTCACCACGATAGCGTCGGAGTAGCCGCCCTGCGTCATGGTGCCGTCTTGGCGATCTTCACCACCGTACGTCATGGTAAAGCCTTCAAGGCAGTACTGCTCTACGCCGTCTTTACAGGCAGAACAAGTACGGCATGAATCTACCATGCAGCCTACACCAACTAGATCGCCGGCTTTGAAGCGCACGACGCTATCGCCAACAGATGTTACTCGGCCGACAATTTCGTGGCCGGGAACAACGGGGTACTGACTCATGCCCCAGTCGTTACGCGCGGAGTGCAGATCGCTGTGGCAGACGCCGCAGTAAAGAATTTCAATCGCCACATCATCGGGGCGCGGCTGACGACGTTCAAACGTAAACGGTGCTAGCGGCTTGTCGGCAGCAAACGCTGCATAGGAATGTACTTGTGGTAGCGCTTGGCTCATCGGTGGATTCCTCATCTTCAAAACATGGCCTTCTAAATCTGCCATTATTATTGGCCTAATCAGCGAGAATAGCGATAAACAAAGCTACGCCATTTTTGCCTATTCCTACGCACCTACGTAATTAAATAACAAAAATAACGCCAAAATAGTTATTATTATACAAAATCCACTATAAAGTGAGAAAAGCGTTCATGGCCTCTACCTCCCAGGCTGGCAATGCGCTGGCTGATGTTATCCAGCCCCTCGTTGAGGGCGATGGTATGGTTGCAACACCTTTAGCTGGCGTATCACTACTCTGCTTAAGCCGCCATCAAGTGCGCACGCCGCTGCTTTATGAGCCCAGCTTGATCATCATTGCTCAGGGACGTAAAACGGGCTATCTGGGCGATCGAGAAATCCATTACGATCCGGGCCATTACTTAGTACAAACACTGCCGCTACCCTTTGAATGTGAAACCTACGGTTCACCAGAGTCTCCCCTGCTGGGCATATCGGTACGCCTTGATCCTGCCCTATTAAGCGAAATGGTGACGGCCATGGGCGATATTGGTCATTATTCCCAGGCGCCGCTGCCAATGGCGTCTGTCGCCATGACAGAGGGCATGCAAAATGCCGTGCTGCGCTTAGCACGCTCGCTGCCTATACAGGTAGAGCATAGTACGATGGGCACAGCGCGCATTCGCGATGTGGTGTTTGAAGCACTAAAAGGAGAGCAGGGGCCCGCATTAAGGGCGCTGGTACTAGGGCACGGCCATTACTCACGCATCGTGCAGGTGCTCTCAAAGCTACATGCTAACGTTGCAGGTGAGTTTAGCGTAGAGCAGCTGGCCCAGCAGGCAAATATGAGCCCATCAACGTTTCACCAGCACTTCAAGCAGATCACGCGCTCGTCACCCGCTCAGTACTTAAAAAGACTTCGCTTGATCAAAGCGCAACAGCTGCTTGTGCAGGATAATCATAACGTCAATCAGGCCGCTGCGGCCGTTGGATACCGCAGCGTTCCTCAGTTTAGCCGCGACTATAAACGCTACTTTGGCGAACCGCCTTTGCAGCATCGCCGCCAAGAGCAGGCCTTACGGGCTTAAACTACATAGAGCGCTGATTAACGCCCGATGCTTACTTTTTAGCGCCCGATGCTTACTTTGCGAACACTTGGCTCATGTCTTTAAACGCTTTGAACTCGAGCGCGTTACCACAAGGGTCGAGCAGAAACATGGTGGCCTGTTCGCCTACTTCACCCTTAAAGCGTACGTAAGGCTCGATTACAAACTGGGTATCGCGTGCTTTTAAGCGCTCAGCTAACGCTTCCCACTCGCTCCACCCTAAAATCACACCAAAGTGCGGAACTGGCACGTTATGGCCGTCAACGGGGTTGGTATGCGCGCTGTCTTGGCCTGGCGTTTTAGGCTGCTCATGAATGACCAGCTGGTGACCAAAAAAATTAAAATCGACCCACTGCTCGCTGGAGCGCCCTTCTTCCAAGCCAAACACATCATTATAAAAGGCTCTTGCAAGCGCTACGTCGTACACGGGAATTGCCAAGTGAAAAGGTGAAAGGCTCATGAGCATCTCCTAAATCTTTGCGTTAGGTAAAATGGCTAGCGTCTTGCAAGGCCACGGTGTCATTATCCTAAGACGTGATATGCAAAAATAAAATCAATTGTTTTTTAACTAATCCACAAAAAGTATTTATGAATGATTCGTGAGCTCAAAACGTTGATTGCCGTTGCCCAGGAAGGCACCTTCGCAGCGGCAGGTAATAAAATAGGCCTGACGCAAGCCGCGATCAGCGCTCAAATGAAACGCTTGGAAAGCGCCCTTGGCGTGGCTTTGTTTGAGCGTAAAGGCCGCGTTGCAATACTGACTCAGCGCGGCCAAGAAACGTTGCAGCAGGCCCACTCGCTGCTTGCGCTTTATGGCACTTTAGGGGCTTCGCCCTCCGGTCAAGAGCTGAACACTCGCGTGAACATTGGCGCTATTGCCTCTATTCAACGTACGTTTTTACCCGACATTTTGGCCAACTTTCATCGCCGATTTCCTGAATGCTGCACCCGGGTAGTCCCCGGTCTTTCCATGGCGCTAATGAACCAGGTCGATGCCGGTGAGCTAGATATGGCGGTGATCATTCGCCCGCCGTTTTCGCTGCATAGCGATTTACGCTGGACGCCGCTTGCCCATGAGCCTTTTCGCTTAATAGTCCCGCGCCGACTACCGATTGAGTCTTGGCAACAGATGCTGGCTACTCACCCTTTTGTGCGCTATGACCGCGCATCTTTTGGCGGCCGGCAGGTGGATCGCTTTTTAAGAGACAATCACTGCCATGTCCGCGAGGTATGCGAGGTTGATGAGCTAGATGCCATTGTGCAATTAGTGGCCAATGGGGTGGGCGTGGCACTTGCCCCGCAGTCGGGAGCACTTAAACGCTGGCCTAAAGAAGTACGGGCTATTGATCTAGCCGAGCGGACGTTTCACCGCGACATTGGGCTCATCCACCGGGCTAGCGGGCATTTAAGTCCGCCCGCCGCTGCGCTCGCCGACTTACTTAACGGCTCCGCTCAAATCATCGAGCAGCCATTGAAGTAATCACAAAAAAGCAAAAAAAACGCCAGCTCAACAGAGCTGGCGTATTGGTACGTGAAAAGCGTTAGTTCACACGCATTAAGCGTCGGTCGTAACGTCTTGCTGCTCGGTGTCCTGTGCGTCGTTCATCTCAGCATCGTCCTCTTCAACGTCACCTTGAATCTCGTCTCCACCGCCGTTGGGTTGCGGCTCATCCGCACTGGTGTTTGCTTCTTCTTCCAGCGCTTCATCGCTGCCATTGGCAGCGGCCAAATTCGCTGGCTCGTCAAGCTCTAAAGCATTCGCAGTGTAAGCACGCACCTCACTCAACAACTCAGGATTTTCTGCGAGATGCTGGCCGTATGAAGGCACAATTTGACGCAGAGTATCTTGCCATTCGCTACTTTCCATCTGTGCTGGGAAGGCCGTGTCAAGCAAATTCAACATGATAGAAGGTGCCGTCGAGGCGCCCGGTGAAGCGCCCATCAGAGCTGACATGGTGCCATCAGCAGAGATGACGACCTCGGTACCAAATTGCAGAGTGCCGCCGTCTTCAGGATCATTCTTGATAATCTGTACCCGCTGCCCCGCTGTCCATAGCTCCCAATCATCTGGGTTGGCTTCTGGATAAAAGGCCTGCAAGGCTTCCATACGATCGCCATCAGACATCAGCACCTGGCCAACCAAATAGCGCACCAGGTTAAAGTTATCCAGGCCGACTTCCATCATTGGCCAAGTATTGTTGAACGTCATTGAGCCAAACAGGTCCGTCCAGGAGCCTTCTTTGAGGAACTTGCTGGAGAACGTCGCAAACGGGCCAAAGAACAACGCCGGCTCACCGTTAAGATTACGGTAGTCTAAATGCGGCACTGACATGGGCGGAGAACCCTCGCCAGCCTTTCCGTATACTTTAATTTGATGCTGAGCGACGACGTCAGGGTTCGTGGTGTAAAGGAATTGACCACCTACCGGAAAGCCTGCATAAACACTCGCTTCAGGAATACCCGATGCCTGAAGAAGCGGTAGCGCGGCGCCACCGGCACCAATGAAGACAAAGCGAGCGTCAACGCTGGTTTCATCGCCGCTTTCTAAGTTTTTAACCGTCACATGCCATGTATCGTCGTCATTGCGCTCAAGCCCGCGCACTTCGCTGTTCAACGACAAAGTGTAATGTTCGTTATCGCTTAGCGATTCAATCATCTGCTCTGTTTGGGCGCCGTAGTTAACCTCCGTCCCCATCTGCATTCGCGTTGCCGCAACGGGAGTATCACCATCGCGACCGGCCATCACGAGTGGCATCCACTCTGCGATCTCGTCACGGTCTTCAGAGTATTCCATATCAGCATAAAGCGGATTTTGTACCATGGTGGCATGACGCTCGCGCAGGAACGCGACGTCATCTTCACCCCAAACAAGCGCATGATGTGGAACGGTGTTGATGAAAGCGGCCGGATCACTCAAAACATCCTGGTCTACCTGATGCGCCCAGAATTGACGAGAAAGCTCGAACTGCTCGGTTACGTTGATCGCACGCTCAATTTCGACGTGATCGCCATCGCCCGGCGTATAATTCAGTTCCATAAAGGCGGAGTGGCCGCTGCCGGCGTTGTTCCAAGCATTCGAGCTTTCTTGACCCACTTGATCAAGGCGCTCAAAAAGCTGGATATTCCACTCAGGCTCTAACTCTTGTAGATAGGTGCCGAGCGTGGCGCTCATAATACCGCCACCAATCAACACGACGTCTACAGGCTCATCGGCTGAAATGGGCATAGCTGCTAGCGCTAAAAGCGGCGAACAGAGTAAAAGGTTGAAACGTTTTTGCATGTCATGCCCCTGGCGGTACATAAAGAACGTGCCGGAAAGATAGGCGTCCTTTATCGAGATAGGTATCATTTGTCGACGAAAGTCTAACAAAAATCCGCCACATCAGAAACATATGGCATCACTTAAATGAGAATGGATGGAATTTAGCGTATGAAACCAGAAGACCTGGAAAAGCTAGTGACACGCACCATGCCTTTTGGAAAGCACGCGGGTTGGCTCATTGCCGACCTCCCCGGCCCTTACCTGAACTGGTTTGCTCGGGAGGGATTTCCTTCAGGTGAAATCGGCCAGCTGCTACAGTTGATGCAGGAAATTGACCATAATGGCCTTAGTGAGCTGTTAGAGCCACTGCGCCAGAGACCCAGACAGCGTCAAGATTAGTGCTGGCTGCGTTCGCTGACCGCTCGCTGAAACTCAGCGTGATACGCCGCCTCATGCAGCGCTCTATCAGAAGGAAAGCGCCCAAGTGCAACGGCTAGTTCAAAAAAGCCTGCTGCCGGCAAGCCATTGCCTTGCCGGCTAACCACTAATGCGGCCATGAACGGCTTTTCTTGCGTAGCGTCTTCCCGCATTAACTGCTCAAGTGACTGAGTGACCTGGGCGATGGTACGAGGCGGGGTTAGCGACAGTGCTGAAGCGACCTGCTGATAGGTCATAGGCAGTGCCTCACGCGGTGCGCTCACGAGCAATTCGCGTAGCGCTGTTTTTATAGCGGTCATAAAAATCTCATTGATGGCGCAGTTGCGTTAACAATAGCTGAATACGATGTAATAAGGAGAAAACGTGACGACACGCCAAAAAGCCTCTCGCCCCAACCTTAGCCGCTGGCCGGGTGTGCTCGCAGGGTTAAGCATTGTACTGCTCATCGTGGCAGCCATGATGATGGCCGGATCAGGCCCAGCATACCGCGGTGAACATATCTCGTTAAGTGAGGCATTTATCTTACTACGCAACGGCGTCTATGCCGCCGGGGCAGCGGTTGCATTAAGCCTTGTGGCGCTTCTCGTTAGTGCGATCAAACGCCGCTCCACGCCAGCAGTGATAGCAACACTCGTTATTTTTAGTGCGGCAGCGCTGCTTTACGTGCCTTGGCAGCACTGGCAGCGTGCCCAGTCTCTACCCGCCATTCACGACATCACCACCGATATGCAAAATCCGCCTGCTTTTGAAGCATTAGCCAGCGCTCGCCAAGCAGCGCCTAATGCACTCGCTTATCCCGGCGAAGAAACCGCTCGGCAACAGCAAGCGGCTTATCCGGCGATAAAACCTCTCATTTTGAAGGCAACGCCCCCGGCAGTCTTGGCGGCGGCACAGGCAGAGGCAGAAGAAGCTGGCTGGCGAATTGCCAGGATTAGCGACGATCACATAGAGGCGACGGCCACGACACCCTGGTTTGGGTTTGAGGATGACGTTGTCATTCGCTTAACGGAACGCGAGGACGCAGTGCAGGTGGATATGCGTTCGGCATCGCGTATAGGCGCCAGCGATGTAGGTACTAACGCTGCGCGCATTCAAGCCTTTTTGGATGAATTAAAAGCGCGCCTCAACTAACGCTTTAATGTATTGAGCCGAGCCGGTGGCCACCTTCACGTGCTAGGATTTTCTCAGCGTCTAATGTGGCGATAGGCACCTGATGCCGCGTAGGAATATCGCCGGTCAACTGAAGCGCCTGATAGCGCAGCGCACAAACGCGTAAAAACGAGGTGAAGTTGCCCAAATCGTGCCCAGCGTCGATGGACTCATGATAAAGCCGAGTAATCATCTGAACCGTGTTCATGTCATCACGCTGAGCAATCTCTTCAAGAAGTTGCCAGAAATAATTCTCCATACGTACGCTGGTGACCATTCCGTCAATGCGCAGCGAGTGGGTAGCACTGCGCCACAGTTCGGGATTAGCGTTAATAAAGAGCTTACACATGGGCATTGTCTCTTAGCGGCTTAATGAGTGCGGGTCGCTTGCTAATAGCATAGCGGGCAAGCGCATAGTTCGCCCAGCACAGTGCTGGGCGAACGTCGTTATCTTGCCATTCAGGCTTACTTATTAAGCAACGCCATAAACTGGGCAAGCCAGGCCGGATGGGCTGGCCAGGCGGGCGCCGTGACCAAGTTACCATCGGTCACGGCCTCGGTTACCTCTAGATTAGCAAAGTGGCCGCCAGCTAGTTCTACCTCTGGCTGACAGGCCGGATAAGCGGAGCACTGACGCCCCTTTAACACGTTAGCCGCGGCTAACAATTGCGCACCGTGACAAACGGCGGCGACAGGTTTGTTGGTTTCAAAAAAGTGCTGAACCATCGCCAGCACATCTTTATTTAAACGCAGATATTCCGGGGCGCGACCGCCAGGTATCACAAGCGCATCGTAGTCGGCGGGGTTGGTGCTCGCAAAATCGGCATTCAGCGCAAAGCGATGGCCAAGCCTTTCAGAATAGGTTTGATCACCT
This DNA window, taken from Vreelandella profundi, encodes the following:
- a CDS encoding AraC family transcriptional regulator, encoding MASTSQAGNALADVIQPLVEGDGMVATPLAGVSLLCLSRHQVRTPLLYEPSLIIIAQGRKTGYLGDREIHYDPGHYLVQTLPLPFECETYGSPESPLLGISVRLDPALLSEMVTAMGDIGHYSQAPLPMASVAMTEGMQNAVLRLARSLPIQVEHSTMGTARIRDVVFEALKGEQGPALRALVLGHGHYSRIVQVLSKLHANVAGEFSVEQLAQQANMSPSTFHQHFKQITRSSPAQYLKRLRLIKAQQLLVQDNHNVNQAAAAVGYRSVPQFSRDYKRYFGEPPLQHRRQEQALRA
- the ybeY gene encoding rRNA maturation RNase YbeY; the protein is MSERALSEIVIDRQAAINEPLLPSLTQLTQWVGCVFAHHPDDQRRELTIRFVDELEGQTLNRDYRGKDKTTNVLSFPFESPPGIELPLLGDLVICHAVVAQEASEQGKLLEHHYAHMVVHGTLHLMGYDHIDDQEAEEMEQFERELLAELNIPDPYETDTGAGDDDSRPVH
- a CDS encoding DJ-1/PfpI family protein, encoding MSSKRILMITGDFTEDYETMVPFQALMAVGHRVDAICPGKASGDTVATAIHDFEGDQTYSERLGHRFALNADFASTNPADYDALVIPGGRAPEYLRLNKDVLAMVQHFFETNKPVAAVCHGAQLLAAANVLKGRQCSAYPACQPEVELAGGHFANLEVTEAVTDGNLVTAPAWPAHPAWLAQFMALLNK
- a CDS encoding HlyC/CorC family transporter; this encodes MSEDRSSTPSQKSWLEKLFGALSGDNDEPSSRDELMTFLRHTAGKLKLDQDAIMIIEGALDISDQQVREVLIPRSQVSAIALDQASDGYLPLIQETGHSRYPVIGENLDDIKGILLVKDLLPLLSQTQAQRDAFKLDDILRPAMFIPESKRLNSLLKEFRDTHNHMAVVVDEYGGTAGIITIEDILEQIVGDIEDEHDTDEEDDIRETENGHFAIRALTPIEDFNERFDTEFSDDDFDTVGGLVMQQFGHLPRRGEHTILGGWRFVILNADTRRIRLLEAYRDQRRDEDEDDDQEDKQA
- a CDS encoding DUF1499 domain-containing protein, with the protein product MTTRQKASRPNLSRWPGVLAGLSIVLLIVAAMMMAGSGPAYRGEHISLSEAFILLRNGVYAAGAAVALSLVALLVSAIKRRSTPAVIATLVIFSAAALLYVPWQHWQRAQSLPAIHDITTDMQNPPAFEALASARQAAPNALAYPGEETARQQQAAYPAIKPLILKATPPAVLAAAQAEAEEAGWRIARISDDHIEATATTPWFGFEDDVVIRLTEREDAVQVDMRSASRIGASDVGTNAARIQAFLDELKARLN
- a CDS encoding ribbon-helix-helix domain-containing protein, encoding MCKLFINANPELWRSATHSLRIDGMVTSVRMENYFWQLLEEIAQRDDMNTVQMITRLYHESIDAGHDLGNFTSFLRVCALRYQALQLTGDIPTRHQVPIATLDAEKILAREGGHRLGSIH
- the lnt gene encoding apolipoprotein N-acyltransferase is translated as MGLPPAFLLQLLAALVAGGFTTLTASPFELWWLGPVAIALLYVGLHTLTPAQAALKGWLYGVALFASGTSWVYVSIHDYGYTGVPLAVFLTALFVTVLALFFAGTFWLYRRFTSARLAFISFAGAWVLGEILRTYLFTGFPWLLLGSGYVDSPLASWAPVGGVYLLSLLVALSGALAAELLLRRQWWTLAPLAAIWLIPLALPALWTTQASEPTRVALLQGNLPQLLKWTSEGQRVAANTYSQLTRDVADDVDLIIWPETALPMTEAQARPVLERVQANLPPGVALLTGVVQRDEQERYFNGVIGVGNVEGSYQKEHLVPFGEYLPMESLLRGAINFFDLPMSSFTKGATEQAPMQAAGTYIGNAICYEIIYPGLVARRAQSSDVIVTVSNDTWFGASIGPNQHLQMARLRALENGRYVLRATSNGITAIIDPTGHIVDRAPQFQTATIKGEFYAMEGLTPFTRTGSWPAWLLAGVMLLAGVVAARGGRRAAR
- a CDS encoding VOC family protein: MSLSPFHLAIPVYDVALARAFYNDVFGLEEGRSSEQWVDFNFFGHQLVIHEQPKTPGQDSAHTNPVDGHNVPVPHFGVILGWSEWEALAERLKARDTQFVIEPYVRFKGEVGEQATMFLLDPCGNALEFKAFKDMSQVFAK
- a CDS encoding NAD(P)-dependent alcohol dehydrogenase, which codes for MSQALPQVHSYAAFAADKPLAPFTFERRQPRPDDVAIEILYCGVCHSDLHSARNDWGMSQYPVVPGHEIVGRVTSVGDSVVRFKAGDLVGVGCMVDSCRTCSACKDGVEQYCLEGFTMTYGGEDRQDGTMTQGGYSDAIVVSEHFVLQMPDGIDLASAAPILCAGITTYSPLKHHGVGKGHKVGVIGMGGLGHMGVKLAKALGAEVTVFTRSDAKVEEAKRNGADHVVVSSDQAQMDAVAESFDFMLDTIPVQHDLNPYLTSLKYDGTHIIVGLLEPIEPAIEAFNLVFKRRVVAGSLIGGIAETEELLKLCADQGITCDIEMLDMNKINEGFERMEKGDVRYRFVIDMATLKNSPA
- a CDS encoding LysR family transcriptional regulator, which produces MIRELKTLIAVAQEGTFAAAGNKIGLTQAAISAQMKRLESALGVALFERKGRVAILTQRGQETLQQAHSLLALYGTLGASPSGQELNTRVNIGAIASIQRTFLPDILANFHRRFPECCTRVVPGLSMALMNQVDAGELDMAVIIRPPFSLHSDLRWTPLAHEPFRLIVPRRLPIESWQQMLATHPFVRYDRASFGGRQVDRFLRDNHCHVREVCEVDELDAIVQLVANGVGVALAPQSGALKRWPKEVRAIDLAERTFHRDIGLIHRASGHLSPPAAALADLLNGSAQIIEQPLK
- a CDS encoding DUF3820 family protein, producing the protein MKPEDLEKLVTRTMPFGKHAGWLIADLPGPYLNWFAREGFPSGEIGQLLQLMQEIDHNGLSELLEPLRQRPRQRQD
- the mqo gene encoding malate dehydrogenase (quinone), which produces MQKRFNLLLCSPLLALAAMPISADEPVDVVLIGGGIMSATLGTYLQELEPEWNIQLFERLDQVGQESSNAWNNAGSGHSAFMELNYTPGDGDHVEIERAINVTEQFELSRQFWAHQVDQDVLSDPAAFINTVPHHALVWGEDDVAFLRERHATMVQNPLYADMEYSEDRDEIAEWMPLVMAGRDGDTPVAATRMQMGTEVNYGAQTEQMIESLSDNEHYTLSLNSEVRGLERNDDDTWHVTVKNLESGDETSVDARFVFIGAGGAALPLLQASGIPEASVYAGFPVGGQFLYTTNPDVVAQHQIKVYGKAGEGSPPMSVPHLDYRNLNGEPALFFGPFATFSSKFLKEGSWTDLFGSMTFNNTWPMMEVGLDNFNLVRYLVGQVLMSDGDRMEALQAFYPEANPDDWELWTAGQRVQIIKNDPEDGGTLQFGTEVVISADGTMSALMGASPGASTAPSIMLNLLDTAFPAQMESSEWQDTLRQIVPSYGQHLAENPELLSEVRAYTANALELDEPANLAAANGSDEALEEEANTSADEPQPNGGGDEIQGDVEEDDAEMNDAQDTEQQDVTTDA